Proteins encoded by one window of Bacillus sp. DTU_2020_1000418_1_SI_GHA_SEK_038:
- a CDS encoding RNA polymerase sigma factor, translating to MEAVRKGERAISDQVLIQKVKSGNNHAFRLLVEKYRNDLFRTIYAVLRNQKETEDATQEVFIKIYTSLSQYENQGFKTWITRIAVNHAIDVKRKQNRSQEDIIDVAENEILRTRWESVEDEIIHKEKVSRVREKLHELPENYRNVIYDFYIADKTYQQMAAEQNVQVKTIETKLYRARNWMKKHWKEDDFS from the coding sequence GTGGAAGCTGTCAGAAAGGGGGAGAGAGCGATTAGCGACCAAGTTCTAATCCAAAAAGTAAAAAGCGGCAATAACCATGCATTTCGGCTTTTGGTTGAAAAGTACCGCAATGATTTGTTCCGGACCATCTACGCGGTATTAAGAAACCAAAAAGAAACGGAAGATGCCACACAAGAAGTTTTTATTAAGATTTACACCTCTCTCTCCCAATATGAAAATCAAGGGTTTAAAACGTGGATAACGAGAATTGCAGTTAATCATGCAATTGATGTAAAGAGGAAGCAGAATCGGAGCCAAGAAGATATAATAGATGTGGCGGAAAATGAAATATTGAGGACTCGATGGGAAAGTGTAGAGGACGAGATTATACATAAAGAAAAAGTTTCCCGTGTTCGTGAAAAGCTCCATGAGCTGCCTGAAAATTATCGAAACGTCATTTACGATTTTTACATTGCAGATAAGACGTATCAGCAAATGGCTGCGGAACAAAATGTTCAAGTGAAGACAATTGAGACAAAGCTTTACCGTGCCCGCAATTGGATGAAGAAGCATTGGAAGGAGGACGATTTTTCATGA
- the rlmD gene encoding 23S rRNA (uracil(1939)-C(5))-methyltransferase RlmD: MSKTLPVQKNDYIDVIFEDLTHDGAGVAKVDGYPLFIPNGLPGEKAKVKVIKVNKGYGFGRIVEMYEKSPYRVEAACPIYKECGGCQLQHLSYEGQLKAKEKQVRDVLERIGKLENVKVHPVLGMKEPWRYRNKAQVPVGEQEGGLIGGFYQQRTHQIINMKECIIQQEKNDEVVQTVIDICSRYGVRAYDEGKHKGDLRHIMARHGLVTGEVMVVLITRTNDLPNKNKIVEEITSRIKGIKSIVHNVNSKKTNVIFGDQTKVLWGEEVIYDFIGDIKFAISARSFYQVNPEQTKVLYDKALEYADLSGEENVIDAYCGIGTISLFLAQKAKKVFGVEIVPEAIEDAKRNAELNGITNAEFAVGEAEVVIPKWYEQGNSADVLVVDPPRKGCDEALLDTIIEMKPKKVVYVSCNPGTLARDLRILEDGGYKTVEVQPVDMFPQTMHCEAVAKLVMKI, from the coding sequence ATGAGCAAAACATTACCAGTACAAAAAAATGATTATATAGATGTAATTTTTGAAGATTTAACTCATGATGGAGCTGGGGTAGCTAAGGTTGATGGCTATCCATTATTTATTCCGAACGGGCTTCCCGGTGAAAAGGCAAAAGTTAAAGTCATCAAGGTGAATAAAGGCTATGGATTCGGCCGGATTGTTGAAATGTATGAAAAGAGCCCCTATCGGGTTGAGGCGGCCTGTCCTATTTACAAAGAATGCGGTGGATGCCAGCTTCAACACTTAAGCTATGAAGGGCAGCTGAAAGCGAAGGAAAAGCAAGTTAGAGACGTACTAGAGCGGATTGGAAAACTCGAAAATGTTAAGGTTCACCCTGTCTTAGGCATGAAAGAGCCTTGGCGCTATCGCAATAAGGCCCAGGTTCCGGTTGGCGAGCAAGAGGGAGGCCTCATCGGCGGCTTTTATCAGCAGCGTACCCATCAAATCATTAATATGAAAGAATGCATCATTCAGCAGGAAAAAAATGATGAAGTTGTTCAGACTGTGATCGACATTTGCAGCCGTTATGGTGTTCGAGCGTATGATGAAGGCAAACATAAAGGCGATCTCCGTCATATTATGGCCCGACACGGACTCGTAACTGGAGAAGTAATGGTTGTTCTCATTACGAGAACGAATGACCTTCCGAATAAAAACAAAATTGTGGAAGAAATCACCTCACGAATAAAAGGCATCAAATCCATTGTTCACAACGTCAACTCAAAGAAAACGAATGTCATCTTTGGTGACCAGACAAAGGTTCTTTGGGGTGAGGAAGTCATCTATGATTTCATCGGAGATATTAAATTTGCTATTTCCGCGCGGTCCTTTTACCAGGTTAATCCGGAACAGACAAAAGTCCTTTATGATAAAGCTTTAGAATACGCGGATTTAAGCGGTGAAGAAAACGTGATTGACGCCTATTGCGGAATTGGAACCATTTCCTTATTCCTTGCTCAAAAGGCGAAGAAGGTTTTCGGTGTCGAAATTGTTCCAGAAGCAATTGAAGATGCAAAACGGAATGCGGAACTCAATGGGATTACTAATGCAGAGTTTGCTGTTGGGGAAGCAGAAGTAGTTATACCAAAATGGTATGAGCAGGGCAATTCTGCAGATGTGTTAGTCGTTGATCCTCCACGAAAGGGCTGCGATGAAGCACTTTTGGACACAATTATTGAAATGAAGCCGAAGAAAGTTGTGTATGTCAGCTGCAATCCGGGAACGTTGGCGAGAGATTTGCGGATACTGGAGGATGGCGGGTATAAGACAGTGGAAGTGCAGCCGGTGGATATGTTTCCACAGACGATGCATTGTGAGGCGGTTGCTAAATTAGTTATGAAAATATAA
- the plsY gene encoding glycerol-3-phosphate 1-O-acyltransferase PlsY, whose product MTILLFVVAYLIGSIPTALIVGKLAFNIDIREHGSNNPGATNTLRVLGKKAAIIVLLIDVGKGALAAFLPTLIGVETDSLLIGLSAVMGHCFPIFAGFRGGKAIATTAGVLLVANIWMFLAAYFAFFFIIFISKYVYYGSLAVGLTLLVYSFFTPGREHELIFSIFLLLLIFLHRSNIHNHFHRREPKINDKNLKNDRIPPKNNAKRA is encoded by the coding sequence ATGACAATATTATTGTTTGTAGTTGCCTATCTTATCGGATCCATTCCGACTGCACTTATTGTTGGAAAGCTAGCTTTTAATATTGATATACGCGAGCACGGCAGCAATAATCCAGGCGCCACAAATACATTAAGGGTTCTTGGAAAAAAAGCCGCTATCATCGTCTTGCTTATCGATGTTGGAAAAGGGGCTCTTGCCGCCTTTCTTCCTACTTTAATAGGGGTAGAAACGGATTCCTTACTAATTGGGCTCTCTGCTGTTATGGGGCATTGCTTTCCAATTTTCGCGGGATTTAGAGGGGGAAAGGCGATTGCCACAACGGCAGGGGTCCTTCTTGTAGCGAATATATGGATGTTTTTGGCTGCCTATTTTGCTTTTTTCTTTATTATCTTTATATCGAAATATGTATACTACGGATCACTAGCAGTCGGCCTGACTCTGCTCGTCTATTCCTTTTTCACACCTGGCCGCGAGCATGAACTTATTTTTTCTATTTTTCTATTATTATTGATTTTCCTTCACAGATCTAATATTCATAATCATTTCCATCGGCGTGAACCAAAAATTAACGATAAAAATTTAAAGAATGACCGTATTCCGCCAAAAAATAATGCAAAACGCGCATAA
- a CDS encoding thioredoxin family protein — MSLNQWFEKGLTADQYITEMTVNQKEMTLILEKFSLSDAEKERLAPFKEKGLKAIVLTEDWCGDALLNNPVLLKIAAEIGMEVRFVLRDQNLELMDQYLTNGTSRAIPIFIFIDKDGKEQAVWGPRAKQIQEIVDRERGQLPSQDDPEFKEKQMALYKRLKDSYVEDASLWHIVAESIIDRLAEQSK; from the coding sequence ATGAGCTTAAATCAATGGTTTGAAAAAGGTTTAACAGCGGATCAGTACATAACAGAAATGACGGTTAACCAGAAGGAAATGACCCTTATTCTTGAGAAATTTTCACTATCAGATGCGGAAAAAGAAAGATTGGCTCCTTTTAAAGAAAAAGGTTTAAAAGCCATTGTTTTAACCGAGGACTGGTGTGGAGATGCACTCTTAAATAACCCAGTTTTATTAAAAATTGCTGCAGAGATTGGCATGGAAGTCAGATTCGTATTAAGGGACCAAAACCTTGAATTAATGGATCAATATTTAACAAATGGAACATCAAGAGCCATTCCAATTTTTATTTTTATCGATAAGGATGGAAAAGAGCAGGCTGTTTGGGGACCAAGAGCGAAACAGATTCAGGAAATAGTTGACCGTGAGCGTGGTCAGCTCCCTTCTCAGGATGATCCTGAATTTAAGGAGAAGCAAATGGCATTATATAAAAGGTTAAAGGATTCCTACGTGGAAGATGCTTCCCTATGGCATATAGTAGCAGAAAGTATTATTGATCGATTGGCTGAACAAAGTAAGTAA
- a CDS encoding metallophosphoesterase family protein — protein MGSIAVISDIHGNVTALEAVMDNIKSRGIQTIFCLGDLIGKGPNSQKSVERIRESCEVVVLGNWDDFIQRPVEIDEVKWHQDQLDKDALNYLSSLPFHHDFYMSGKYVRLFHASAKSVYHRVVPMRDTYEEKLAMFDNTENINHNGKLPDVVGYGDIHAALIEPVKPQKTLFNAGSVGNSLDIPQATYTILHGDYLSDRTAPFSIEIVRIPYDVEKELSIAREMGLPNLEAYALELREAKYRGPFKSKI, from the coding sequence ATGGGAAGTATAGCGGTTATTTCGGATATTCACGGGAATGTAACGGCACTTGAAGCAGTCATGGACAATATTAAATCCAGAGGGATCCAAACCATATTCTGTTTAGGGGATCTCATTGGCAAAGGCCCAAACTCGCAAAAATCGGTTGAACGAATTAGAGAGAGCTGTGAGGTCGTTGTGCTCGGGAATTGGGATGATTTTATCCAGAGACCGGTTGAAATAGACGAGGTGAAATGGCACCAGGACCAGTTAGATAAGGATGCCCTGAACTATCTTAGTTCCTTGCCATTCCATCATGATTTTTATATGAGCGGCAAATATGTCAGGCTTTTTCATGCTTCAGCGAAAAGTGTGTACCACCGGGTTGTTCCAATGAGAGATACATATGAAGAAAAGCTTGCCATGTTTGATAATACGGAGAACATCAATCATAATGGGAAATTACCAGATGTCGTTGGCTATGGCGATATTCATGCTGCCCTTATCGAGCCTGTGAAACCTCAAAAGACACTATTTAATGCTGGAAGTGTCGGGAATTCACTTGATATTCCCCAAGCTACTTATACCATTCTTCACGGGGATTATCTATCTGACAGGACTGCTCCTTTTTCAATTGAGATTGTCAGAATTCCATATGATGTTGAAAAAGAACTGTCCATAGCAAGGGAAATGGGGCTGCCTAATTTAGAGGCATATGCACTCGAGCTGCGTGAAGCGAAATACAGAGGGCCATTCAAATCAAAGATATAA
- a CDS encoding DUF6063 family protein, with product MDYRQEEVIKAFQIYAKISQKGYSEGDELRLYLAEDKVRGLVDQFAKEVDCTIFSVGERLYFVPLALNSPFHISNDTLKKTYFTGKTVNADIYFMYVTIIILIGEFYDSYQTTEPTRDFISMNDWLEQVNERLETLQAIGEEELKELEKEYEYSWSAIIGKWADMDDLKETAKSQSGRTISRLSFLHTVKRFLIAQELVQDIGNDELQLTEKAKVIVQRYFMELEYNRGILEFIYSIDRQKEEV from the coding sequence ATGGATTATAGACAAGAAGAAGTAATAAAGGCTTTTCAAATTTACGCAAAAATTAGTCAAAAGGGTTATAGTGAGGGCGATGAGCTCAGATTGTATTTGGCAGAAGACAAGGTTAGAGGGCTCGTTGATCAATTTGCCAAGGAAGTTGATTGTACGATTTTCTCAGTGGGGGAACGCCTCTACTTTGTACCATTGGCTTTGAATTCCCCCTTTCATATTTCTAATGATACATTGAAAAAAACTTATTTTACGGGAAAAACAGTTAATGCAGATATTTATTTTATGTATGTGACCATTATTATCCTTATTGGAGAATTTTACGATAGTTATCAAACGACAGAGCCTACGCGGGATTTCATTTCGATGAATGACTGGCTAGAGCAAGTGAATGAAAGGCTAGAAACATTGCAAGCAATCGGGGAAGAAGAATTAAAAGAGCTCGAAAAGGAATACGAGTATAGCTGGAGTGCCATTATTGGAAAATGGGCAGATATGGATGATTTAAAAGAAACGGCCAAATCCCAATCTGGAAGAACTATTAGCAGACTTAGTTTTCTTCATACGGTGAAAAGGTTTTTGATTGCGCAAGAATTAGTGCAAGACATCGGGAACGATGAATTGCAATTAACAGAAAAAGCAAAAGTGATTGTCCAAAGGTATTTTATGGAGTTGGAGTATAATCGGGGTATTTTAGAGTTTATTTATTCGATTGACCGACAAAAGGAGGAGGTATAA
- a CDS encoding replicative DNA helicase, protein MDIELKGITENYRERMQRLALFDPLFRLENKREKDENNQPIDYFGYGLLTLLFFFENMLIRNKKTSIQDLAQYLYTINRGEYSLSLGGFEKVARTIVETFRPPSGKRNEKTFYNWETREYESVHYSILKADRADVSSNTQYYKLDEQGLELVFATKEYFTEFQLSINQLVLRKQLEKGEFVGALRQIDEMHIDVESLRNRMTIVKHEIQRNIISDETYERYKQMVEDINSRLTRENEEFTELHTFVKETKNRLAYDMNSEKEQKAYELILQIDRELGEVHHTHTMLLKESIDLKTTALHAAQEALYFVGIDSFNFKQEITAPLVSKPLPLVASKRLIEPFLKIEQSETWSPLVIFSEQRIETQDGIERTNDFDELSDEVLQELENAQVRKLFGDIMTLLLKIMEGKDAITLKEVVERIRVEDPDWLNRRLFYQFWYCLHQRSPIIHEKREESNESLFEEVLELIKHQYSSIEVEELPEIITVTERFSIQNMKLRLIVGEEDGL, encoded by the coding sequence ATGGACATAGAATTAAAAGGGATAACGGAAAATTATCGGGAACGAATGCAGCGATTAGCATTATTTGATCCGTTATTCCGATTAGAAAATAAGAGGGAAAAGGATGAGAATAACCAACCCATTGATTACTTCGGATATGGTCTATTAACCCTATTATTTTTCTTTGAAAACATGTTAATTAGAAACAAAAAAACAAGTATACAAGATTTAGCTCAATATTTATATACGATAAATCGAGGTGAATACTCACTTTCCCTTGGAGGGTTTGAAAAGGTTGCTCGAACCATAGTCGAAACCTTTCGTCCACCGAGTGGAAAGCGGAATGAAAAAACATTTTATAACTGGGAAACAAGGGAGTACGAATCTGTCCATTATTCCATTTTAAAAGCCGATCGAGCAGATGTTAGTTCCAATACCCAATATTATAAATTAGATGAACAAGGGCTAGAACTCGTTTTTGCAACGAAGGAGTATTTCACTGAGTTTCAACTTTCCATTAACCAGTTAGTCTTAAGGAAACAGCTTGAAAAAGGGGAATTTGTAGGTGCCTTAAGGCAAATTGATGAAATGCATATTGATGTGGAATCGTTAAGAAATCGAATGACCATTGTGAAACATGAAATTCAACGAAATATTATCTCGGATGAAACGTATGAACGTTATAAACAAATGGTAGAGGACATCAATTCCCGATTAACAAGAGAAAATGAGGAATTCACTGAATTACATACTTTCGTAAAAGAAACAAAGAATCGCTTGGCCTACGATATGAACTCGGAAAAGGAGCAAAAAGCTTACGAATTAATTTTGCAAATTGATCGGGAGCTTGGGGAAGTGCATCATACTCATACAATGTTATTGAAGGAAAGTATCGATTTAAAAACAACAGCGTTACATGCTGCACAAGAGGCTCTATATTTTGTAGGGATTGACTCTTTTAACTTTAAACAAGAAATTACAGCTCCGCTAGTAAGTAAACCTTTACCTCTAGTCGCATCAAAAAGATTAATAGAGCCATTTCTAAAAATTGAACAGAGCGAAACTTGGTCTCCGCTAGTGATTTTTTCAGAGCAACGAATTGAAACACAAGACGGGATCGAACGAACAAATGACTTTGATGAACTTTCAGACGAGGTATTACAGGAACTAGAAAATGCTCAGGTTCGGAAATTATTTGGGGATATTATGACTCTCCTTCTAAAGATAATGGAAGGGAAAGATGCCATAACATTAAAAGAAGTGGTCGAACGAATTCGTGTAGAGGATCCTGACTGGTTGAATCGAAGACTATTTTATCAATTCTGGTATTGTCTCCATCAACGATCACCCATTATTCATGAAAAAAGAGAGGAAAGTAATGAGTCACTATTTGAAGAAGTTTTAGAGTTAATTAAACATCAATATTCCTCTATAGAAGTAGAAGAATTACCTGAAATTATAACAGTGACAGAGCGGTTTTCTATTCAAAATATGAAGCTGCGTTTAATAGTAGGTGAAGAAGATGGATTATAG
- a CDS encoding Wadjet anti-phage system protein JetD domain-containing protein: MKRRLISILEIAKKSTITLSELEKTADSRDTYDDFATTIQALINEGFITAVKSHGTNWRGLPNSFRIQKGKVKQSLIEEILEMQFRVHPVIELQSYISSSKKKWMEDKVWIEIIDAYLQKNGLPTTYTNSSGRSYEIMKDEKWIDEKGGKTLLEKMNLWDKLKIMKTPDPLMFAINPNHLLSNQSVHRHLIVENKATYSGLIDSLLNTSFTTLIYGSGWKISSSLNQLSKQLGLTDKEIQHEIYYFGDLDYEGISIFHHLYQKYNVKLATSFYEAMLRKPYYEGKENQTRNEMAIQHFLHYFSKKGQEVIASMFQENGYYPQESLMKEELHHIWRSTLWT; the protein is encoded by the coding sequence ATGAAAAGAAGATTAATCTCAATCCTTGAAATAGCCAAAAAATCCACGATAACACTAAGTGAATTAGAGAAGACTGCTGATTCTCGTGACACTTATGATGATTTTGCAACGACTATTCAAGCCTTAATAAATGAAGGTTTTATTACTGCTGTTAAAAGCCATGGAACCAATTGGAGGGGGCTGCCCAATAGCTTTCGTATTCAAAAAGGAAAAGTGAAGCAATCCTTAATTGAAGAGATTCTAGAGATGCAATTCAGAGTGCATCCTGTAATTGAGCTACAATCATATATATCTTCTTCTAAGAAGAAATGGATGGAGGATAAAGTATGGATCGAAATAATCGATGCGTATTTACAGAAAAACGGACTACCTACCACCTATACGAATAGCTCGGGGCGTTCTTACGAAATAATGAAGGATGAGAAATGGATTGATGAAAAGGGTGGAAAAACTCTTTTAGAAAAAATGAATCTGTGGGATAAGTTGAAAATCATGAAAACCCCAGACCCTCTCATGTTTGCAATAAACCCGAACCATCTTCTGTCAAATCAAAGCGTACATAGACACCTCATTGTAGAAAATAAAGCAACTTATTCCGGACTAATAGATTCATTATTAAATACCAGTTTCACTACACTAATATACGGTTCAGGATGGAAAATATCTTCGAGTCTAAACCAACTATCCAAGCAGCTTGGCCTCACTGACAAGGAAATTCAACATGAAATCTATTATTTTGGAGACTTAGATTATGAAGGGATAAGTATTTTCCACCACCTCTACCAAAAATACAACGTAAAGCTGGCCACCTCTTTTTATGAAGCCATGCTTAGAAAGCCCTACTATGAAGGGAAAGAAAATCAAACGAGGAATGAAATGGCGATTCAGCACTTTTTACACTATTTCAGTAAAAAAGGTCAAGAGGTCATTGCATCTATGTTTCAGGAAAATGGTTACTATCCTCAAGAATCGCTAATGAAGGAAGAGTTACATCATATATGGAGGAGCACGTTATGGACATAG
- a CDS encoding manganese-dependent inorganic pyrophosphatase, whose protein sequence is MSKVFVFGHKNPDTDSICSAIAYAELKTKLGVEAEPIRLGQVNAETQFALDTFKVEAPRLVEAVSKEVSEVILVDHNEFQQSADDIRDVRILEVIDHHRIANFETSDPLYYRAEPVGCTATILKKIYKENAVEISKETAGLMLSAIISDSLLFKSPTCTEEDVAAARELADIAGVNAEDYGLAMLKAGADLSDKTIDELITLDAKEFQMGNYKTEIAQVNAVDLNDVLSRQDELEAKLSEVVKSKELDLFLFVLTDILNNDSVAIAVGNETKAVEEAYNVKLENNRALLKGVVSRKKQIVPGLTRALTEK, encoded by the coding sequence ATGTCAAAAGTATTTGTATTCGGTCATAAAAACCCTGACACAGATTCGATCTGTTCTGCTATAGCGTATGCAGAATTAAAAACAAAATTAGGTGTAGAGGCAGAACCGATCCGCTTAGGACAAGTAAATGCTGAAACTCAATTTGCGCTTGATACTTTCAAGGTTGAGGCACCGCGTCTTGTGGAAGCCGTATCCAAGGAAGTCAGTGAAGTCATTCTTGTCGACCACAACGAATTCCAACAAAGTGCTGATGATATTCGTGATGTAAGAATTCTTGAAGTTATTGACCATCACCGCATCGCCAACTTTGAAACGAGCGACCCGCTTTATTACCGTGCTGAGCCGGTCGGCTGCACTGCAACTATTTTAAAGAAAATCTATAAGGAAAACGCTGTAGAAATCAGCAAAGAAACCGCTGGATTAATGCTTTCAGCGATTATTTCTGATTCCTTATTGTTCAAATCTCCTACTTGCACAGAGGAAGATGTGGCAGCAGCACGCGAGCTGGCAGATATTGCTGGAGTCAATGCTGAGGATTATGGTTTAGCTATGCTTAAGGCAGGTGCAGACCTTAGTGATAAAACGATTGATGAACTGATCACGCTTGACGCTAAGGAATTCCAAATGGGCAATTACAAAACGGAAATTGCTCAAGTAAATGCTGTCGATCTAAATGACGTTCTAAGCCGCCAGGACGAGCTTGAAGCAAAGCTATCTGAAGTTGTTAAAAGCAAGGAATTAGATTTATTCCTTTTCGTTCTTACGGACATTTTAAACAATGATTCCGTTGCCATCGCTGTTGGAAACGAAACAAAGGCAGTGGAAGAGGCTTATAACGTAAAGCTTGAAAATAACCGTGCCCTATTAAAAGGCGTTGTTTCCCGTAAGAAACAAATCGTCCCTGGACTTACAAGAGCTTTAACTGAAAAATAA
- a CDS encoding diacylglycerol kinase, which produces MKRARIIYNPTSGREIFKKHLAEVLQKLEIAGYETSCHATTGPGDATNAARIAVERKYDLVVAAGGDGTINEVVNGLAEQAYRPKLGIIPVGTTNDFARALHIPRDIEAAADIIAKGDTIPVDIGRINDKYFINIAGGGRLTELTYEVPSKLKTMLGQLAYYLKGIEMLPSIRSTEVSIEYDGKLFEGEAMLFLVGLTNSVGGFEKLAPDSSINDGLFSLLILKKTNLADFIRIATLAVRGEHINDPQVIYTQANRIKVQSSEKLQLNLDGEFGGLLPAEFVNLYRHLEVFVPIDQIRDEDRPRDWESSI; this is translated from the coding sequence ATGAAAAGAGCAAGAATAATTTATAATCCAACTTCCGGTCGGGAAATTTTCAAAAAACATTTGGCGGAAGTGTTGCAGAAGCTTGAAATAGCTGGCTATGAGACCTCTTGCCATGCGACAACAGGCCCAGGTGATGCCACAAACGCAGCACGAATTGCTGTAGAACGTAAATATGACCTTGTGGTAGCCGCTGGGGGAGATGGTACGATTAATGAGGTCGTTAATGGACTGGCAGAACAAGCATACCGACCGAAGCTAGGAATTATACCTGTAGGAACGACTAATGATTTTGCAAGAGCCCTTCATATTCCAAGAGACATTGAAGCGGCAGCGGATATTATCGCTAAAGGTGATACAATCCCTGTTGATATTGGACGGATTAATGATAAGTATTTTATAAATATTGCTGGTGGGGGCAGGCTGACAGAGCTTACTTACGAAGTGCCAAGCAAGCTGAAAACAATGCTCGGGCAGCTCGCCTATTATTTAAAAGGGATTGAAATGCTTCCATCCATTCGATCAACGGAAGTGAGTATTGAGTATGATGGAAAGCTTTTTGAAGGAGAGGCGATGCTTTTCCTTGTTGGGTTAACCAATTCAGTCGGGGGATTTGAAAAGCTCGCTCCAGATTCATCGATTAATGATGGCCTGTTTTCCTTATTAATTTTGAAAAAGACAAACCTGGCTGATTTTATCAGAATTGCTACATTGGCAGTCCGCGGTGAGCATATTAATGATCCGCAGGTTATTTATACACAGGCTAACCGGATAAAAGTGCAGTCAAGTGAAAAACTGCAGCTAAATCTCGATGGCGAATTCGGCGGATTGCTGCCAGCTGAATTTGTGAATCTCTATCGCCATTTAGAAGTCTTTGTTCCGATTGATCAAATCCGTGACGAAGACCGCCCGCGGGATTGGGAAAGTTCTATATAA
- a CDS encoding nitronate monooxygenase: MQNEVTERLGISYPIFQAPMAGGITTPALISETSNCGGLGNLGAGYMLPEEMNETIKSIRALTDKPFGVNLFVPNHQASYTEEGFAHAVNVLKKYQDDLGIEEGNPQINQDYQALYGQQLEVVLNKRVPVCSFTFGIPDESVIKELKTQGTIVIGTATNVNEALELEASGVDMIVAQGSEAGGHRGTFHEESSGLIGSMALIPQIADAVKLPVIAAGGIMDARGMAAAFILGAKGVQLGTAFLTCKESGAHSIYKEAILNSTGEQTTLTKAFSGKLARGISNDFIKEMEGQSTGILPFPLQNDLTGPIRKQAAKLNNREYMSLWAGQGLRLATETTVKELMDRLTKEYLEL, from the coding sequence ATGCAAAATGAGGTAACTGAAAGGCTTGGCATTTCATATCCAATTTTTCAGGCACCAATGGCAGGCGGAATTACAACACCAGCGTTAATCAGCGAGACATCAAACTGTGGCGGGCTCGGCAATCTTGGTGCAGGTTATATGCTTCCGGAAGAAATGAACGAGACAATTAAATCGATTAGAGCGTTAACAGACAAGCCGTTTGGGGTAAATTTATTTGTCCCTAATCATCAGGCTTCTTACACAGAAGAAGGGTTTGCCCATGCCGTTAATGTTTTAAAAAAATATCAAGATGATTTGGGAATAGAAGAAGGCAATCCCCAGATAAATCAAGATTATCAAGCTCTTTATGGACAGCAATTAGAAGTCGTTCTAAATAAAAGGGTGCCGGTATGCAGCTTTACTTTTGGAATTCCTGATGAAAGCGTCATAAAGGAGCTAAAGACGCAGGGAACGATTGTAATCGGAACAGCTACGAATGTGAATGAGGCTTTGGAGCTGGAAGCATCTGGTGTCGATATGATTGTTGCCCAGGGAAGTGAGGCAGGTGGCCACCGGGGGACCTTTCATGAAGAAAGCAGTGGGTTAATTGGTTCAATGGCTCTGATTCCGCAAATTGCAGATGCTGTTAAACTGCCTGTCATTGCGGCAGGTGGAATTATGGATGCAAGAGGAATGGCTGCAGCCTTCATTCTAGGGGCAAAGGGTGTCCAGCTTGGTACTGCCTTTTTAACATGTAAAGAAAGTGGAGCACATTCTATTTATAAGGAAGCCATATTAAATTCGACCGGGGAGCAAACCACGTTAACAAAAGCTTTTTCCGGGAAACTGGCGAGGGGCATTAGCAATGATTTTATAAAGGAAATGGAAGGTCAATCGACCGGAATTCTTCCTTTTCCCTTGCAGAATGATTTAACAGGTCCGATAAGAAAACAGGCTGCTAAATTAAACAACCGGGAGTATATGTCCTTATGGGCAGGCCAGGGGTTGCGTCTAGCAACAGAAACGACCGTCAAGGAATTAATGGATCGTTTAACGAAGGAATACTTGGAATTATAA